In the genome of Epinephelus lanceolatus isolate andai-2023 chromosome 18, ASM4190304v1, whole genome shotgun sequence, one region contains:
- the smcr8a gene encoding guanine nucleotide exchange protein smcr8a, whose amino-acid sequence MIGSPDVVAFTKEDEYGQTTPDPWALPEEFSVPLHPLADSNPWAKTSYAKFTKDFILISEFSEQVGPQPLLTIPDDPKVCGTFDLNYFSLRIMSVDYQASFVGHPPGSGYPRLSFVEDSRVVLGDSKEGAFAYVHHLTLYDLEARGFVRPFCMAYVSADERKIMLQFQELSLRFSQASECLKAGNRRAFAKELQRKLQDLEYTHSVLQKEEGLQREASPQCMYSAHAVEKANELANVEKSIYEHRDLLRQISSYHHRPRRDPHAVTCQKCVTECLSECEQLLEKYAKLANPFKYTDKEEKGEEGQGPVDDEGGEQEVDEDEDEVNKRRPSYTPQLIKAKSAKCFDKRLKTLQELCDDTFYEATVELLKETERSFRGDLCYLHTRRLERALCRKQRVTNFLFEEDLGDDEEDVGGTLRPFCAVNHAVDNFTLLNPPPIVLGPEPLELHVLEPPDPLNRTQERELGIADNLESSPSDQTLETQESSEETKGSFSSDKSGVGLAEIQQNLSSMKSEAPDPDSDLTPDPDHNTDLERESSSEEMETTAGDDDGDETPVSLLEVVSELEASREDECDGVTDGACEEESDLLVPLDTACCMAQEGFLYEASAPEAVSRLGQSPQPQPCETLVVNQEPQALLPLQDDYAVGSPCSDSPAAGLELPVGPLGDAVSRTSVEDGSDCTMSASTGSDRAASPLGYGGVVTLRQRKKAGQGALRFVRQYPFAMQALWCLLSGRTLVVLGADEGRVRRLVAALALFVPGPGKCGERVQAWLSCSFTLTDLQRWKLIGLQRVASPVGSSMLYSLSRYSRYISILDADQKTLRCPPYRGQLLANIADHRTYIRRGSTYFLHLQSTLCHMAARAFLFTFTHHLHLPVSPTEGPEVVEGRRRCFLQEQLGLGEEDSQILLYLSQLITQQYLQPDTGSSAAAPCFSFNYTTSVLYKI is encoded by the exons ATGATAGGCTCACCTGACGTGGTGGCATTCACTAAAGAGGATGAGTATGGGCAGACAACTCCCGACCCCTGGGCTCTGCCTGAGGAGTTCTCTGTCCCTCTCCATCCGCTTGCTGACTCCAACCCCTGGGCTAAAACCTCTTACGCCAAGTTCACCAAAGACTTCATCCTCATCTCTGAGTTCTCTGAGCAGGTGGGCCCTCAGCCGCTCCTCACCATCCCCGACGACCCCAAAGTCTGTGGCACCTTTGATCTCAACTACTTCTCCCTGCGCATCATGTCAGTGGACTACCAAGCCTCCTTTGTGGGACACCCGCCTGGGAGTGGCTACCCAAGGCTCAGCTTTGTGGAGGACTCAAGGGTGGTGCTGGGTGACTCAAAGGAAGGGGCGTTCGCCTACGTCCATCACCTCACGCTTTACGACCTGGAGGCGAGGGGCTTTGTTCGACCATTCTGTATGGCCTACGTCTCAGCAGACGAAAGGAAGATCATGCTGCAGTTTCAGGAGCTGTCCCTGCGCTTCTCACAGGCCTCTGAGTGTCTGAAAGCCGGGAACAGGAGAGCGTTTGCCAAGGAACTCCAGAGGAAGCTCCAAGACCTGGA GTACACTCACTCTGTGCTGCAGAAGGAGGAGGGCCTGCAGAGAGAGGCGAGTCCTCAGTGCATGTACTCTGCTCATGCTGTCGAGAAAGCCAACGAGCTTGCGAACGTGGAGAAGAGCATCTACGAACACAGAGACCTGCTGAGACAGATCAGCTCCTACCATCACCGCCCGCGCCGCGATCCTCATGCTGTCACCTGTCAGAAGTGTGTCACTGAGTGCTTGAGCGAGTGCGAGCAGCTGTTAGAGAAATACGCCAAGCTTGCCAACCCCTTCaaatacactgacaaagaggAGAAGGGGGAGGAAGGGCAGGGTCCAGTTGATGATGAAGGAGGTGAACAAGAAGTGGACGAGGATGAAGATGAAGTCAATAAACGCAGGCCCTCCTACACGCCACAGCTGATCAAAGCCAAGTCCGCGAAGTGTTTTGACAAGCGCCTGAAGACGCTGCAAGAGCTGTGTGACGATACGTTCTACGAGGCCACTGTTGAGCTCCTGAAGGAGACTGAGAGGAGTTTTCGGGGAGACCTGTGTTATCTGCACACACGCCGCCTGGAGAGGGCACTGTGCAGGAAACAGAGAGTTaccaacttcctgtttgaggAGGACCTcggtgatgatgaggaggacgTAGGGGGAACACTGAGACCATTCTGTGCTGTGAACCATGCTGTAGATAATTTTACACTCTTAAATCCACCTCCTATTGTGCTGGGACCAGAACCTCTAGAGCTACATGTCCTGGAGCCTCCAGACCCTCTCAACCGTACTCAAGAGCGTGAGCTCGGGATTGCAGACAATCTGGAGTCCTCCCCCTCAGACCAGACTCTGGAGACCCAGGAGAGCTCTGAGGAGACCAAAGGAAGCTTCAGCAGCGATAAGAGCGGGGTGGGTCTTGCCGAGATCCAACAGAATCTATCAAGTATGAAGTCAGAAGCTCCTGATCCTGATTCTGACTTGACCCCTGACCCTGATCATAACACTGACCTggagagggagagcagcagtgaggagatgGAGACCACTGCTGGGGATGATGACGGAGACGAGACACCTGTGTCTTTGCTGGAGGTGGTGTCTGAGCTGGAGGCTAGCAGGGAGGACGAGTGTGATGGAGTTACTGACGGGGCTTGTGAGGAGGAGTCTGACTTGTTGGTTCCTTTAGATACAGCATGCTGTATGGCCCAAGAGGGTTTCCTTTATGAGGCTTCTGCCCCGGAGGCGGTGTCTCGTCTTGGCCAAAGCCCCCAGCCGCAGCCCTGTGAAACCCTGGTGGTCAACCAGGAGCCCCAGGCCCTCCTTCCACTACAGGATGACTACGCGGTGGGTTCTCCCTGCTCAGACAGCCCTGCAGCTGGGCTCGAGCTGCCTGTCGGGCCCCTTGGAGATGCGGTTTCCCGTACCTCAGTGGAGGATGGGTCAGACTGCACCATGAGTGCTTCTACAGGGTCTGATCGGGCTGCTTCTCCTCTTGGCTATGGGGGAGTGGTGACCCTGCGTCAGAGGAAGAAGGCTGGACAAGGAGCCTTGAGGTTTGTGCGACAGTACCCCTTTGCGATGCAAGCTCTGTGGTGTCTGCTGAGCGGCAGGACCCTGGTGGTGCTCGGGGCAGATGAGGGGAGAGTCCGCAGACTGGTTGCTGCTCTGGCCCTCTTCGTGCCTGGTCCTGGGAAGTGTGGTGAGAGGGTTCAAGCCTGGCTGTCCTGCTCCTTCACCCTTACTGACCTGCAGAGGTGGAAACTCATTGGATTGCAAAG AGTAGCCTCCCCTGTGGGCTCCAGTATGCTTTACTCGCTGTCCCGCTACAGTCGCTACATCTCTATCCTGGATGCTGACCAGAAGACCTTGCGCTGTCCGCCGTATCGCGGCCAACTCCTCGCCAACATAGCCGACCACCGCACTTACATCCGCCGTGGCTCCACCTACTTCCTTCACTTACAGAGCACCCTCTGTCACATGGCAGCCAGGGCCTTCCTGTTTACCTTcacccaccacctccacctgccGGTCAGCCCCACGGAGGGGCCCGAGGTCGTGGAGGGCCGACGCCGCTGCTTCCTGCAGGAGCAGCTGGGGCTGGGAGAGGAGGACAGCCAAATACTGCTCTACCTCAGCCAGCTCATCACTCAGCAGTACCTACAGCCCGACACCGGGAGCAGTGCAGCAGCACCttgttttagttttaattaCACCACCAGCGTTTTATATAAAATCTGA
- the bud31 gene encoding protein BUD31 homolog, with the protein MPKVKRSRKPPPDGWELIEPTLDELDQKMREAETEPHEGKRKVESLWPIFRLHHQRSRYIYDLFYKRKAISRELYEYCIKEGYADKNLIAKWKKQGYENLCCLRCIQTRDTNFGTNCICRVPKSKLEVGRIIECTHCGCRGCSG; encoded by the exons atgCCCAAAGTAAAGAGGAGTCGGAAGCCGCCTCCAGACGGCTGGGAGCTTATTGAGCCCACTTTGGACGAGCTGGATCAGAAAATGAGAGAAG CTGAAACAGAGCCTCACGAGGGGAAACGAAAGGTGGAGTCCCTTTGGCCAATTTTCAGGCTGCATCATCAGCGGAGTCGATACATCTATGACCTCTTCTACAAAAGGAAAGCTATCAGCAGAG AGCTGTATGAGTACTGTATAAAGGAAGGCTATGCAGACAAGAACCTGATTGCCAAGTGGAAGAAGCAGGGCTACGAGAACCTGTGCTGTCTGCGTTGCATCCAAACACGAGACACCAACTTTGGAACCAACTGCATCTGCAGAGTCCCCAAGAGCAAGCTGGAAGTT GGAAGGATCATTGAATGCACCCACTGTGGATGCAGAGGATGTTCTGGCTAA